The Fortiea contorta PCC 7126 genome has a segment encoding these proteins:
- a CDS encoding late competence development ComFB family protein, which produces MSKSLVNLTNQLVTQEIERVLETYPHHPYQEIFANPDFRQNLIVYVLNRIPNYYVSVSQEEQALISGDYLHQYLGYLSQIEAIIRQGIEDILREESEAIRLHIPEITNPALMASDWFG; this is translated from the coding sequence ATGTCTAAAAGCCTCGTCAACTTAACTAATCAATTGGTGACTCAAGAGATTGAGAGAGTTTTAGAAACTTATCCTCACCATCCATATCAAGAAATTTTTGCAAATCCTGACTTTAGGCAAAATTTAATAGTCTATGTTTTGAATAGAATTCCTAATTATTATGTATCAGTTAGCCAAGAGGAGCAAGCATTAATATCTGGAGATTATCTCCATCAATATCTGGGATATCTATCTCAAATAGAAGCAATTATCCGCCAAGGAATTGAAGATATTTTGCGCGAAGAATCAGAAGCAATCAGATTACATATTCCCGAAATCACAAATCCAGCTTTAATGGCTTCAGATTGGTTTGGTTAG
- a CDS encoding HetP family heterocyst commitment protein, whose product MNYDINSSQKNYQKAISPEQLNQIIEAIADGRYSWACVLILRFVGYNPLHFIPQRTYSRLIKENTQTPASSLSTNRQTSTNIPSTVHNSHQKNPSQVLNKINDLDYLETFDHKQTRHSENKNTARSVTTSNMPIQFS is encoded by the coding sequence ATGAACTACGACATAAATTCTTCTCAAAAAAATTACCAAAAAGCTATCAGTCCAGAACAATTGAATCAGATTATTGAAGCTATTGCTGATGGTAGATACTCTTGGGCTTGTGTCCTAATTTTACGTTTTGTTGGTTACAATCCCCTCCATTTTATTCCCCAGCGGACTTATAGCCGATTAATCAAAGAAAATACCCAAACTCCTGCTTCTTCTTTATCTACTAATAGGCAGACATCAACAAATATCCCATCCACGGTTCATAATTCTCATCAAAAAAATCCATCTCAGGTTTTAAACAAAATTAATGACCTAGATTATTTAGAAACATTCGACCACAAGCAAACTCGTCATTCAGAAAACAAAAATACGGCACGCTCAGTTACAACATCTAACATGCCGATACAATTTAGTTAA
- a CDS encoding esterase-like activity of phytase family protein, producing the protein MQLIKKLLTWPRIIYFIIPIAISSLFLFFSNLASASAIVSSIEFIGQATFPTGLSFQKTQLGGLSGITYDAKNNLYYAISDDRSEKAPARFYTLKIDLSKGTLKDSDVVPVGVTTLLNDNGKKFSPGTSDTEGIAFTSKETIFVSSEGDAAQLINPFIKEFSISSGQVITTLPIPDKFLPDKNGKQGIRNNLAFESLTITPDEKQLFTATENALIQDGQAAQPKISTPCRILQYNLLTNQPEKEYLYPTEPITPLFNLTGKYASGLPDFIALDNQGNFLSIERAFTGLGFAISLFEISLADADDIHNINSLLAVDIKTIKPVQKKKLLDLGTIPAPLDNIEGLTLGAKLPDGQPTLILVSDNNFNRLQRTQILAFKLKIESPLIRFLRRLLPKF; encoded by the coding sequence ATGCAGTTAATCAAGAAACTCTTAACTTGGCCGAGGATTATTTATTTTATTATTCCGATTGCTATTTCCAGTCTATTTTTATTCTTTAGTAATTTAGCATCTGCATCTGCGATCGTCAGCAGCATAGAGTTCATTGGACAAGCCACCTTCCCCACAGGATTATCCTTCCAAAAAACTCAACTGGGAGGATTATCAGGCATTACCTATGATGCCAAGAATAATCTTTATTATGCCATCTCCGACGATCGCAGTGAAAAAGCGCCAGCGCGATTCTACACTTTGAAAATTGACCTCAGCAAAGGTACACTCAAGGATAGCGACGTTGTGCCTGTGGGTGTCACCACTCTATTAAACGACAACGGGAAAAAGTTTTCCCCAGGAACCAGTGACACCGAAGGTATCGCCTTCACCAGTAAAGAAACAATATTTGTCTCTTCCGAAGGCGACGCTGCACAATTAATTAACCCGTTTATCAAAGAATTCTCAATATCTTCCGGACAAGTAATTACAACACTACCGATCCCTGACAAATTTCTTCCAGACAAAAACGGTAAACAAGGAATCCGCAACAACTTAGCTTTTGAAAGCCTCACCATCACACCCGACGAAAAGCAATTATTTACCGCCACCGAAAATGCTTTAATTCAAGATGGTCAAGCAGCCCAACCAAAAATCAGCACCCCTTGCCGCATCCTACAATACAACCTGCTCACCAACCAACCAGAAAAAGAATATCTTTACCCAACAGAACCAATTACGCCCCTCTTCAACCTTACAGGCAAATACGCCAGCGGCTTACCAGATTTCATCGCCCTCGATAATCAAGGAAATTTTCTCAGTATAGAACGAGCTTTCACAGGCTTAGGATTTGCAATTTCCCTATTTGAAATTTCCTTAGCTGATGCTGACGACATCCACAACATCAATAGCCTTTTAGCTGTTGACATCAAAACAATCAAACCCGTACAGAAAAAAAAGCTATTAGATTTAGGAACCATACCAGCGCCACTCGACAACATCGAAGGTTTAACCTTAGGTGCAAAATTACCAGATGGACAACCGACATTAATTCTGGTTAGTGACAACAACTTTAACCGCCTCCAGCGCACCCAAATATTAGCCTTTAAACTCAAAATTGAATCACCCTTAATCAGATTCCTCCGCCGTTTATTACCTAAATTTTAA
- a CDS encoding TM0106 family RecB-like putative nuclease, with protein MLINAELLLQYQRCKRRPFLDIHGDRSQRDAPSELLVKLQQDKIAYQLGVLAKFTYSRPEYPKGNWGAGQAATLELMQRGVEYIHQGVLLANYHDLSESISEFAEDKDYTCLSRPDLLIKQPGKSRFGDWVYVPANIELGKRPKQEYQVVIAFHTQVLGIVQGVRPKIAWLKLRSKDTGYAVDLLKWTPQMQQILAEMIQALETPDAPEVFISRQKCNLCHWYSQCYAIAQAQKHLSLLPGITPIRYTQLQALEITSLEALAHTDPSVLENLVGFDREVAPKLIIQAQSSLQKRPFVLPYPLHTESVTFSAPIEIYFDIEAQPDLNLDYLLGVLVVDTQTKTEKFYSFLAEQPEQEALIWQQFLDLVGKYPQAPIYHFCVYEFDTVKRLANLYRTPHTAVNPVLNRFVDIYEQLTQSVALPIESYALKAIARWLGFEWRNPEASGAKCIYWYDQWLETGDRTLLETIKLYNEDDCRATHSVKNWLVEFRELGARG; from the coding sequence ATGTTAATTAATGCTGAACTTCTACTGCAATACCAGCGCTGTAAGCGTAGACCATTTTTAGATATCCACGGTGACAGGAGTCAGCGTGATGCGCCAAGTGAATTGTTAGTCAAACTGCAACAAGACAAAATCGCTTACCAATTAGGTGTTTTGGCTAAGTTTACATATAGCCGTCCAGAATATCCCAAAGGCAATTGGGGAGCAGGTCAAGCTGCAACTTTGGAATTGATGCAGCGTGGAGTTGAGTATATTCATCAAGGTGTACTGTTAGCAAATTATCATGATTTGAGTGAAAGCATCTCAGAATTTGCTGAGGATAAAGATTATACTTGCCTCAGTCGTCCTGATTTACTGATTAAACAGCCGGGAAAATCTCGCTTTGGGGATTGGGTATATGTACCAGCAAATATCGAACTGGGTAAACGCCCGAAGCAAGAATATCAAGTAGTCATAGCCTTTCACACCCAAGTTTTAGGGATAGTACAAGGGGTAAGACCTAAAATAGCTTGGCTAAAATTGCGTAGCAAAGATACAGGTTATGCTGTGGATTTGCTGAAATGGACGCCACAGATGCAGCAGATTTTAGCAGAGATGATACAAGCTTTAGAAACGCCTGATGCACCAGAGGTGTTTATTTCTCGCCAAAAATGTAACCTGTGTCACTGGTATAGTCAATGTTATGCGATCGCACAAGCTCAAAAACATCTCTCACTCTTGCCAGGCATCACACCCATCCGCTACACTCAACTGCAAGCTCTGGAGATTACCAGTTTAGAAGCTCTCGCCCACACTGACCCCAGCGTTTTAGAAAATCTTGTCGGGTTTGACAGGGAAGTTGCACCCAAATTAATCATACAAGCGCAATCTTCACTGCAAAAGCGCCCGTTCGTATTACCATACCCACTGCACACAGAAAGCGTTACCTTCAGCGCTCCCATCGAAATATACTTTGATATCGAAGCCCAACCAGATTTAAACTTAGATTATCTTTTAGGCGTCTTGGTTGTCGATACGCAAACCAAAACCGAAAAATTTTATTCGTTCCTCGCAGAACAACCAGAACAAGAAGCCTTAATTTGGCAACAATTTCTAGATTTAGTGGGGAAATATCCCCAGGCGCCGATTTATCATTTCTGCGTTTACGAATTCGATACAGTCAAAAGGTTAGCAAATTTGTATCGCACACCCCACACTGCAGTCAATCCGGTATTAAATCGGTTCGTGGATATATACGAACAATTAACCCAATCCGTCGCTTTACCCATCGAAAGTTACGCCCTCAAAGCGATCGCTCGGTGGTTAGGATTTGAATGGCGCAATCCCGAAGCCAGCGGTGCCAAGTGTATTTACTGGTATGATCAGTGGTTAGAAACAGGCGATCGCACTTTATTAGAAACCATCAAACTCTACAACGAAGACGATTGCCGCGCCACCCATAGTGTTAAAAATTGGCTGGTGGAATTTAGGGAGTTAGGAGCTAGGGGATAG
- a CDS encoding ABC transporter permease, translated as MSVTPKSDLNWQPATSPQVSIDTNNNFFGDLVQETLALTRRLFIQLQRRPSSLVAGIIQPVMWLVLFGALFQNAPKGMFGDTTNYGQFLSAGVIVFTAFAGALNAGLPVMFDREFGFLNRLLVAPLASRFSIVFASAIFIISQSLLQAAVIVVAAAFLGAGLPDAAGLSAIALIVFLLALGVTAISLGLAFALPGHIELIAVIFVVNLPLLFASTALAPLSFMPKWLQIIATLNPLSYAIEPIRYLYLHNNWGLGSVVMQAPWGSVTFGGAILILLGFAFVALLSIQPQLRRTLA; from the coding sequence ATGAGCGTTACCCCAAAATCTGATCTAAATTGGCAACCAGCAACATCACCGCAAGTATCCATAGATACTAATAATAATTTTTTCGGTGACTTAGTACAAGAGACATTAGCTCTCACTCGGCGCTTGTTTATTCAATTGCAACGCCGCCCCTCCAGCTTGGTAGCAGGGATTATTCAACCAGTGATGTGGTTGGTGCTATTTGGTGCGTTGTTCCAAAACGCCCCTAAAGGCATGTTTGGAGATACGACAAATTACGGGCAATTTCTTAGTGCTGGTGTGATTGTTTTTACAGCTTTTGCTGGGGCACTAAATGCTGGTTTACCCGTCATGTTTGATCGAGAGTTCGGCTTTTTAAATCGGTTGCTGGTGGCGCCTCTAGCATCTCGGTTTTCCATTGTTTTTGCTTCGGCAATCTTTATTATTAGTCAAAGTTTGTTGCAGGCTGCGGTGATTGTCGTTGCTGCAGCTTTCTTAGGAGCAGGACTACCGGATGCAGCAGGTTTAAGCGCGATCGCCCTGATTGTCTTCTTGCTAGCTTTGGGTGTGACAGCGATTTCTCTGGGTTTGGCTTTCGCTCTACCCGGACATATTGAACTAATTGCAGTAATTTTTGTAGTTAACTTACCATTATTATTCGCCAGCACCGCCCTAGCACCCTTATCTTTCATGCCTAAATGGCTACAAATTATCGCCACCCTCAATCCCCTCAGCTACGCCATTGAACCAATCCGCTATCTCTATCTCCACAACAATTGGGGATTAGGAAGTGTAGTCATGCAGGCGCCTTGGGGCAGTGTTACCTTTGGGGGAGCAATATTAATCTTACTGGGTTTTGCCTTCGTCGCCTTGTTAAGCATTCAACCGCAACTCAGACGCACTCTTGCATAA